ATGTCATGGTGTTGACAGTGGAAATGCGCGAACAGTTCCTGGCCGAGCCGCACATCGGCGCGTTGTCGGTGGTCGAACGCCCCGACCGCGCGCCCCTCGTCGTGCCCATCTGGTACCAGTACACGCCAGGAGGTGAGCTGTGGGTGCGCGCACCACCGGACACGCGGAAAGCCCGCGCGGTCCGGGAAACGGGGCGCTTCACCCTGATGGCGCAACGGACCTCGCCGACAGTCCGATACGTTTCGGTGGAAGGCCCGGTGAGGCGGTACGAGCCGAGCACCGACGCCGAATCTCGCGAAATGGTGGCGCGCTACCTGCCCCCGGACAAGGTCGAGGCCTTCCTGGAGTTCGAGCGTACCCACCTCGGCGAGCACCACGTGATTTCGCTGCGGCCGCAACACTGGTTCTCGGCTGATCTGGGTCCGGCCTGTTCGCCATAACCCTCGGCCGCGCGGATGTTTCCCACTATGGTGAACTGTCTCGCGCGAACGGCAGGGGGCGGCGGATGACGACGTCTGACGACGACGGTTCCACAGATTCCGGAGTTCCTGACGAGGTCCCACCGCAGTTTGGTGATCCTGACGCGCCGACACCACCGTCGGGCATTCCCCGGAGCGACGCCCGCTCCCCTTCCATTGGCGGGCTTCACTCCGACATCGAACCTCTCGGCGGTTCGACGTCGT
The sequence above is a segment of the Amycolatopsis sp. 2-15 genome. Coding sequences within it:
- a CDS encoding pyridoxamine 5'-phosphate oxidase family protein, with protein sequence MVLTVEMREQFLAEPHIGALSVVERPDRAPLVVPIWYQYTPGGELWVRAPPDTRKARAVRETGRFTLMAQRTSPTVRYVSVEGPVRRYEPSTDAESREMVARYLPPDKVEAFLEFERTHLGEHHVISLRPQHWFSADLGPACSP